A window from Theobroma cacao cultivar B97-61/B2 chromosome 3, Criollo_cocoa_genome_V2, whole genome shotgun sequence encodes these proteins:
- the LOC18605833 gene encoding small G protein signaling modulator 2 isoform X3 produces MVPSGNNIPTGIHHFGGGGGGGFWSAVATPPSKTAVAVTALAGLVLCAAIFYNSSRALRRSQTSSSSPNSPSSSSSSSSSSSSWIHLRSVLFVVTSSSPASCSSSDRGRLKSPWSRRRKKHALSPQQWKSLFTSDGRLRDGGVKFLKKVRSRGVDPSIRAEVWPFLLGVYDLNRAKEERDAVKTQKRKEYEKLRRECRRLLKHSSVSFKLTEIGGTCQNGDGGSLIQETDTSGSEDVVSARESLSSEERSPDAEYSDEPSSTLLEGDDGSRRITNADVSALNSESSDSDSSEDPEVIQDSPSSEGREENDPDVSSKRNVSPSSTEGLSKLHATEDFSTWQRIIRLDAVRANAEWMPHSASQSAVSEGRAHRSAEAVGLKDYDHLDPCRIFHAARLVAILEAYALYDPEIGYCQGMSDLLSPIISVIPEDYEAFWCFVGFMKKARHNFRLDEVGIRRQLNIVSKIIKCKDSHLYRHLEKLQAEDCFFVYRMVVVLFRRELTFEQTICLWEVMWADQAAIRAGIGKSAWSRIRQRAPPTDDLLLYAIAASVLQRRKLIIEKYSSMDEILRECNSMSGQLDIWKLLDDAHDLVVTLHDKIESSF; encoded by the exons ATGGTCCCCTCTGGCAACAACATCCCCACCGGAATCCACCACTTTGGCGGCGGCGGAGGCGGCGGATTCTGGTCGGCTGTGGCGACGCCGCCTTCCAAAACTGCCGTCGCCGTCACCGCCCTTGCCGGCCTCGTCCTCTGCGCTGCCATTTTCTACAACAGCAGTAG AGCTCTTAGACGAAGTCAGACTTCGTCTTCATCTCCCAACTCACCCTCATCATCGTCGTCTTCGTCGTCTTCGTCATCGTCGTGGATTCATTTGCGTTCGGTTCTTTTCGTTGTTACTTCTTCTTCACCAGcttcttgttcttcctctGATCG tggTAGACTCAAATCTCCCTGGTCTCGCCGGAGAAAGAAACACGCCCTTTCACCTCAGCAGTGGAAAAGTTTGTTTACATCTGATGGTAGACTACGGGATGGTGGAGTCAAGTTCTTGAAGAAAGTTCGCAGTCGA GGTGTTGATCCAAGTATTAGGGCTGAGGTTTGGCCCTTCCTCCTTGGAGT CTATGACTTAAACAGggccaaagaagaaagagatgcTGTTAAAACTcagaaaag GAAGGAATATGAAAAACTCCGCAGAGAGTGCCGCCGGCTCCTAAAACACAGCAGTGTGAGTTTTAAGTTGACTGAAATTGGTGGAACTTGTCAAAATGGAGATGGTGGTAGTCTTATTCAGGAGACAGACACATCTGGCTCTGAAGACGTGGTTAGTGCAAGAGAATCTCTCTCTAGTGAGGAAAGGAGCCCAGATGCTGAGTACTCAGATGAACCATCCAGTACATTGTTGGAAGGAGATGATGGTTCAAGAAGAATAACAAATGCTGATGTGTCAGCACTGAACAGTGAGTCATCGGACTCTGACTCTTCAGAAGACCCTGAAGTGATTCAGGATTCCCCCTCTTCAGAAGGCAGGGAGGAAAATGATCCTGATGTGTCTTCAAAAAGGAATGTTTCTCCCTCAAGCACTGAAGGCCTGTCAAAACTACATGCAACTGAAGATTTTTCCACCTGGCAGCGGATCATTCGCCTAGATGCAGTGCGAGCAAATGCTGAATGGATGCCACACTCTGCTTCTCAGTCTGCAGTATCGGAGGGGAGGGCACATCGTTCAGCTGAGGCTGTTGGGTTAAAGGATTATGATCACCTGGACCCCTGCAGAATTTTCCATGCTGCACGTTTGGTTGCTATCCTTGAAGCTTATGCACTTTATGACCCCGAAATTGGCTACTGCCAGGGCATGAGTGATCTCCTTTCTCCAATAATTTCAGTCATCCCAGAGGATTATGAGGCTTTCTGGTGTTTTGTAGGTTTCATGAAGAAAGCTCGACATAATTTTAGGCTTGATGAGGTCGGGATAAGAAGGCAACTTAATATTGTTTCCAAGATAATCAAATGTAAAGACTCTCATCTCTACAGGCATTTGGAGAAGCTTCAGGCTGAGGATTGCTTTTTTGTTTATAGGATGGTGGTGGTACTGTTTAGGAGGGAATTGACATTTGAACAGACAATTTGCCTTTGGGAGGTAATGTGGGCAGATCAAGCAGCCATTAGAGCTGGGATTGGGAAGTCTGCCTGGAGCAGGATAAGACAGAGGGCGCCCCCAACAGATGATTTATTGCTTTATGCAATTGCAGCTTCAGTGTTGCAGAGAAGGAAATTGATCATAGAGAAGTACAGCAgcatggatgaaattttaagggAGTGCAATAGCATGTCTGGGCAACTTGATATATGGAAACTCCTAGATGATGCGCATGATTTGGTGGTAACTCTTCATGACAAGATAGAGTCATCCTTTTGA
- the LOC18605833 gene encoding GTPase-activating protein gyp7 isoform X1: MVPSGNNIPTGIHHFGGGGGGGFWSAVATPPSKTAVAVTALAGLVLCAAIFYNSSSGRLKSPWSRRRKKHALSPQQWKSLFTSDGRLRDGGVKFLKKVRSRGVDPSIRAEVWPFLLGVYDLNRAKEERDAVKTQKRKEYEKLRRECRRLLKHSSVSFKLTEIGGTCQNGDGGSLIQETDTSGSEDVVSARESLSSEERSPDAEYSDEPSSTLLEGDDGSRRITNADVSALNSESSDSDSSEDPEVIQDSPSSEGREENDPDVSSKRNVSPSSTEGLSKLHATEDFSTWQRIIRLDAVRANAEWMPHSASQSAVSEGRAHRSAEAVGLKDYDHLDPCRIFHAARLVAILEAYALYDPEIGYCQGMSDLLSPIISVIPEDYEAFWCFVGFMKKARHNFRLDEVGIRRQLNIVSKIIKCKDSHLYRHLEKLQAEDCFFVYRMVVVLFRRELTFEQTICLWEVMWADQAAIRAGIGKSAWSRIRQRAPPTDDLLLYAIAASVLQRRKLIIEKYSSMDEILRECNSMSGQLDIWKLLDDAHDLVVTLHDKIESSF, encoded by the exons ATGGTCCCCTCTGGCAACAACATCCCCACCGGAATCCACCACTTTGGCGGCGGCGGAGGCGGCGGATTCTGGTCGGCTGTGGCGACGCCGCCTTCCAAAACTGCCGTCGCCGTCACCGCCCTTGCCGGCCTCGTCCTCTGCGCTGCCATTTTCTACAACAGCAGTAG tggTAGACTCAAATCTCCCTGGTCTCGCCGGAGAAAGAAACACGCCCTTTCACCTCAGCAGTGGAAAAGTTTGTTTACATCTGATGGTAGACTACGGGATGGTGGAGTCAAGTTCTTGAAGAAAGTTCGCAGTCGA GGTGTTGATCCAAGTATTAGGGCTGAGGTTTGGCCCTTCCTCCTTGGAGT CTATGACTTAAACAGggccaaagaagaaagagatgcTGTTAAAACTcagaaaag GAAGGAATATGAAAAACTCCGCAGAGAGTGCCGCCGGCTCCTAAAACACAGCAGTGTGAGTTTTAAGTTGACTGAAATTGGTGGAACTTGTCAAAATGGAGATGGTGGTAGTCTTATTCAGGAGACAGACACATCTGGCTCTGAAGACGTGGTTAGTGCAAGAGAATCTCTCTCTAGTGAGGAAAGGAGCCCAGATGCTGAGTACTCAGATGAACCATCCAGTACATTGTTGGAAGGAGATGATGGTTCAAGAAGAATAACAAATGCTGATGTGTCAGCACTGAACAGTGAGTCATCGGACTCTGACTCTTCAGAAGACCCTGAAGTGATTCAGGATTCCCCCTCTTCAGAAGGCAGGGAGGAAAATGATCCTGATGTGTCTTCAAAAAGGAATGTTTCTCCCTCAAGCACTGAAGGCCTGTCAAAACTACATGCAACTGAAGATTTTTCCACCTGGCAGCGGATCATTCGCCTAGATGCAGTGCGAGCAAATGCTGAATGGATGCCACACTCTGCTTCTCAGTCTGCAGTATCGGAGGGGAGGGCACATCGTTCAGCTGAGGCTGTTGGGTTAAAGGATTATGATCACCTGGACCCCTGCAGAATTTTCCATGCTGCACGTTTGGTTGCTATCCTTGAAGCTTATGCACTTTATGACCCCGAAATTGGCTACTGCCAGGGCATGAGTGATCTCCTTTCTCCAATAATTTCAGTCATCCCAGAGGATTATGAGGCTTTCTGGTGTTTTGTAGGTTTCATGAAGAAAGCTCGACATAATTTTAGGCTTGATGAGGTCGGGATAAGAAGGCAACTTAATATTGTTTCCAAGATAATCAAATGTAAAGACTCTCATCTCTACAGGCATTTGGAGAAGCTTCAGGCTGAGGATTGCTTTTTTGTTTATAGGATGGTGGTGGTACTGTTTAGGAGGGAATTGACATTTGAACAGACAATTTGCCTTTGGGAGGTAATGTGGGCAGATCAAGCAGCCATTAGAGCTGGGATTGGGAAGTCTGCCTGGAGCAGGATAAGACAGAGGGCGCCCCCAACAGATGATTTATTGCTTTATGCAATTGCAGCTTCAGTGTTGCAGAGAAGGAAATTGATCATAGAGAAGTACAGCAgcatggatgaaattttaagggAGTGCAATAGCATGTCTGGGCAACTTGATATATGGAAACTCCTAGATGATGCGCATGATTTGGTGGTAACTCTTCATGACAAGATAGAGTCATCCTTTTGA
- the LOC18605833 gene encoding GTPase-activating protein gyp7 isoform X2 — protein MRALRRSQTSSSSPNSPSSSSSSSSSSSSWIHLRSVLFVVTSSSPASCSSSDRGRLKSPWSRRRKKHALSPQQWKSLFTSDGRLRDGGVKFLKKVRSRGVDPSIRAEVWPFLLGVYDLNRAKEERDAVKTQKRKEYEKLRRECRRLLKHSSVSFKLTEIGGTCQNGDGGSLIQETDTSGSEDVVSARESLSSEERSPDAEYSDEPSSTLLEGDDGSRRITNADVSALNSESSDSDSSEDPEVIQDSPSSEGREENDPDVSSKRNVSPSSTEGLSKLHATEDFSTWQRIIRLDAVRANAEWMPHSASQSAVSEGRAHRSAEAVGLKDYDHLDPCRIFHAARLVAILEAYALYDPEIGYCQGMSDLLSPIISVIPEDYEAFWCFVGFMKKARHNFRLDEVGIRRQLNIVSKIIKCKDSHLYRHLEKLQAEDCFFVYRMVVVLFRRELTFEQTICLWEVMWADQAAIRAGIGKSAWSRIRQRAPPTDDLLLYAIAASVLQRRKLIIEKYSSMDEILRECNSMSGQLDIWKLLDDAHDLVVTLHDKIESSF, from the exons ATGAGAGCTCTTAGACGAAGTCAGACTTCGTCTTCATCTCCCAACTCACCCTCATCATCGTCGTCTTCGTCGTCTTCGTCATCGTCGTGGATTCATTTGCGTTCGGTTCTTTTCGTTGTTACTTCTTCTTCACCAGcttcttgttcttcctctGATCG tggTAGACTCAAATCTCCCTGGTCTCGCCGGAGAAAGAAACACGCCCTTTCACCTCAGCAGTGGAAAAGTTTGTTTACATCTGATGGTAGACTACGGGATGGTGGAGTCAAGTTCTTGAAGAAAGTTCGCAGTCGA GGTGTTGATCCAAGTATTAGGGCTGAGGTTTGGCCCTTCCTCCTTGGAGT CTATGACTTAAACAGggccaaagaagaaagagatgcTGTTAAAACTcagaaaag GAAGGAATATGAAAAACTCCGCAGAGAGTGCCGCCGGCTCCTAAAACACAGCAGTGTGAGTTTTAAGTTGACTGAAATTGGTGGAACTTGTCAAAATGGAGATGGTGGTAGTCTTATTCAGGAGACAGACACATCTGGCTCTGAAGACGTGGTTAGTGCAAGAGAATCTCTCTCTAGTGAGGAAAGGAGCCCAGATGCTGAGTACTCAGATGAACCATCCAGTACATTGTTGGAAGGAGATGATGGTTCAAGAAGAATAACAAATGCTGATGTGTCAGCACTGAACAGTGAGTCATCGGACTCTGACTCTTCAGAAGACCCTGAAGTGATTCAGGATTCCCCCTCTTCAGAAGGCAGGGAGGAAAATGATCCTGATGTGTCTTCAAAAAGGAATGTTTCTCCCTCAAGCACTGAAGGCCTGTCAAAACTACATGCAACTGAAGATTTTTCCACCTGGCAGCGGATCATTCGCCTAGATGCAGTGCGAGCAAATGCTGAATGGATGCCACACTCTGCTTCTCAGTCTGCAGTATCGGAGGGGAGGGCACATCGTTCAGCTGAGGCTGTTGGGTTAAAGGATTATGATCACCTGGACCCCTGCAGAATTTTCCATGCTGCACGTTTGGTTGCTATCCTTGAAGCTTATGCACTTTATGACCCCGAAATTGGCTACTGCCAGGGCATGAGTGATCTCCTTTCTCCAATAATTTCAGTCATCCCAGAGGATTATGAGGCTTTCTGGTGTTTTGTAGGTTTCATGAAGAAAGCTCGACATAATTTTAGGCTTGATGAGGTCGGGATAAGAAGGCAACTTAATATTGTTTCCAAGATAATCAAATGTAAAGACTCTCATCTCTACAGGCATTTGGAGAAGCTTCAGGCTGAGGATTGCTTTTTTGTTTATAGGATGGTGGTGGTACTGTTTAGGAGGGAATTGACATTTGAACAGACAATTTGCCTTTGGGAGGTAATGTGGGCAGATCAAGCAGCCATTAGAGCTGGGATTGGGAAGTCTGCCTGGAGCAGGATAAGACAGAGGGCGCCCCCAACAGATGATTTATTGCTTTATGCAATTGCAGCTTCAGTGTTGCAGAGAAGGAAATTGATCATAGAGAAGTACAGCAgcatggatgaaattttaagggAGTGCAATAGCATGTCTGGGCAACTTGATATATGGAAACTCCTAGATGATGCGCATGATTTGGTGGTAACTCTTCATGACAAGATAGAGTCATCCTTTTGA
- the LOC18605834 gene encoding probable 6-phosphogluconolactonase 4, chloroplastic yields the protein MASSPLQLSTPLRTLFLSPSLGRLPRIPFQASLFWQRVTPKTLVFSTGIRGVSGPGRFCSRAKASMAGTTTEKGKGKVEVFASEEDLSVSLAKYTADLADKLSKEKSTFTVVLSGGSLIKSLRKLVEPPYIDSVDWSAWQVFWVDERVVPKDHNDSNYKLAFDGFLSKVPILPGNVYSINDALSAEGAADDYETCLKHLVNSGVISVSAATGLPKFDLMLLGMGPDGHVASLFPGHPLVRENEKWVTFIKDSPKPPPERITFTFPVINSSAHIALVVCGAGKAGPVHAALGNGKNSEPLPVQMVSPEGEMVWFLDKDAASKL from the exons ATGGCATCTTCACCTCTTCAACTTTCTACTCCACTTCGCACACTCTTCTTATCGCCGTCTCTTGGCAGATTACCTCGCATTCCTTTCCAGGCTTCTTTATTCTGGCAGCGCGTGACGCCTAAGACGCTCGTTTTCTCGACTGGGATTAGAGGTGTTTCAGGTCCCGGGAGATTTTGTTCGAGAGCCAAGGCGTCGATGGCGGGGACCACGACggaaaaagggaaaggaaaGGTGGAGGTTTTCGCTTCCGAGGAGGATCTGTCGGTGTCGCTCGCTAAATACACCGCCGATCTAGCTGATAAGCTCTCCAAAGAGAAAAGCACTTTTACTGTCGTTTTATCTGGTGGTTCTCTCATCAAGTCTCTCAG GAAACTGGTAGAACCCCCATATATTGATTCGGTGGATTGGTCAGCGTGGCAGGTTTTCTGGGTAGATGAGAGGGTTGTTCCGAAGGATCATAATGACAGTAATTATAAGCTAGCGTTTGATGGGTTTCTCTCAAAG GTACCAATTCTCCCTGGCAATGTCTATTCCATCAATGATGCACTGTCTGCTGAAGGTGCAGCTGATGACTATGAGACCTGCCTCAAGCATTTGGTTAACAGTGGCGTGATTAGTGTCTCAGCAGCTACTGGGCTTCCAAAGTTTGATCTCATGCTTCTGGGAATGGGACCAGATGGACATGTGGCGTCTCTCTTTCCTGGCCACCCTCTGGTCAGGGAGAATGAAAAGTGGGTTACCTTCATTAAGGACTCACCAAAACCGCCTCCAGAGAGAATTACCTTTACTTTCCCTGTTATCAACTCATCTGCTCACATTGCACTTGTGGTGTGTGGTGCTGGTAAAGCTGGTCCAGTGCATGCTGCATTGGGGAATGGTAAAAATTCCGAGCCGCTGCCTGTTCAGATGGTTTCACCAGAAGGGGAGATGGTTTGGTTTCTGGACAAAGATGCAGCCTCCAAGCTATAA